One window from the genome of Ancylothrix sp. D3o encodes:
- a CDS encoding endonuclease MutS2, whose amino-acid sequence MIQTETLDLLEWPRLCQHLATFAATKLGAKAATQLIIPNTPEQTQHLLAQTKETYELENRLPSGLTFDGIYDIGESIARAEIQGVLLGEELLEIATTLAGVRRLRRTIDNYSADVPVLASIVQEARTYPEIEQEIHRCIDERGKVTDRASPKLGEIRNKLRSARDKIYQTLQGILQRQSNAVQEQLITQRGDRFVIPVKASHKDSIRGIVHDTSASGATLYIEPHAIIEQNNHLRQLEKQEQAEEEAVRRNLSHSVGEVKPDLEKLLSIATDIDLATAKARYSFWLQANPPHFIEWAKQSDTTINPPTENSKPKSKIHERITLRKLRHPLLVWQQQHEQGPSVVPVDIIIQPQIRVVAITGPNTGGKTVTLKTLGLAVLMAKVGLFIPASEPVELPWFDNVLADIGDEQSIEQSLSTFSGHIRRISRILDAATENSLVLLDEVGAGTDPSEGSALAIALLEYLASHIGLSIATTHFGELKALKYQDERFENASVEFDDISLSPTYRLLWGIPGRSNALTIARRLGLKEDIVQTAQSRVGASSGEEINSVIAGLEQSRRNQETKAKEAADLLKQTELLHKELSQKSSELQQREQQLKLSQEIAVTEAISTAKAEIARVIRRLQQGTPTGQDAQQATANIDQVAEQYLPSRKAPPRPKPGFMPKVGDRLRIPRLGQTAEVLSAPDESGNLTVRFGIMKMSVSLADVESLDGEKAEMPVKTKPHPSAEKTGPTPDKIPVQLPTVRTSKNTVDIRGSRVSDAESQLERAIVEAVPTSGALWIVHGKGTGKLRQGVHEFLQHHPQVSRYELAANSEGGAGVTVAFLK is encoded by the coding sequence TTGATTCAAACCGAAACCCTAGACCTCCTCGAATGGCCGCGCCTGTGCCAACACCTAGCCACCTTTGCCGCCACAAAACTCGGAGCAAAGGCAGCCACTCAACTTATCATCCCCAACACCCCAGAGCAAACCCAGCACCTGCTCGCTCAAACCAAAGAAACCTACGAACTGGAAAATCGGCTGCCATCAGGGTTGACATTTGATGGAATTTATGATATAGGAGAATCGATAGCACGGGCAGAAATACAAGGAGTGCTATTGGGAGAAGAACTCTTAGAAATAGCCACAACCCTAGCCGGAGTAAGACGGTTGCGGCGCACCATCGACAACTATTCAGCAGACGTGCCGGTGTTAGCCAGCATAGTGCAAGAAGCCAGAACCTATCCAGAAATCGAACAAGAAATTCACCGCTGCATCGACGAAAGAGGCAAAGTCACCGACCGAGCCAGCCCCAAACTCGGAGAAATTCGTAACAAACTCCGCTCTGCACGCGACAAAATTTATCAAACCCTACAAGGAATCTTGCAAAGGCAATCAAACGCCGTCCAAGAACAACTCATCACCCAACGGGGAGATCGCTTTGTCATTCCCGTAAAAGCCAGCCATAAAGACAGCATCCGAGGCATCGTACACGATACCTCCGCCTCCGGCGCCACCCTCTACATTGAACCCCACGCCATTATTGAGCAAAACAACCACCTGCGCCAACTAGAAAAACAAGAACAAGCCGAAGAAGAAGCCGTCCGCCGCAACCTCAGCCACAGCGTAGGAGAAGTCAAACCCGACCTCGAAAAACTCCTCAGCATCGCCACCGACATCGACCTCGCCACCGCCAAAGCTCGCTATAGTTTCTGGTTACAAGCCAACCCACCCCACTTTATCGAATGGGCAAAACAATCAGACACAACAATTAATCCGCCAACCGAAAACTCAAAACCTAAATCTAAAATTCACGAGCGCATTACGCTGCGAAAACTACGCCATCCGCTGCTTGTCTGGCAACAACAACACGAACAAGGGCCATCAGTGGTGCCGGTGGATATCATCATTCAGCCGCAAATTCGTGTTGTCGCCATCACCGGCCCCAATACCGGCGGCAAAACCGTCACCCTCAAAACCCTCGGCCTCGCCGTCCTCATGGCCAAAGTCGGCCTATTCATACCCGCGAGCGAACCCGTAGAGTTACCTTGGTTTGACAACGTTTTAGCCGATATTGGTGACGAACAATCAATCGAGCAAAGTTTGTCCACCTTCTCAGGGCATATCCGCCGGATCAGCCGCATCCTCGATGCAGCCACAGAAAACTCCTTAGTCTTACTAGACGAAGTAGGCGCCGGTACAGACCCCTCCGAAGGCAGCGCCCTCGCCATCGCCTTACTCGAATATCTCGCCTCCCATATTGGCCTGAGTATCGCCACTACCCACTTTGGTGAACTCAAAGCCTTGAAATATCAAGACGAACGCTTTGAAAACGCCTCCGTCGAATTTGATGATATAAGCCTTTCTCCTACCTATCGGTTACTCTGGGGCATTCCTGGCCGCTCCAATGCTTTAACTATTGCTCGACGGCTCGGTTTAAAAGAAGATATTGTCCAGACCGCTCAAAGTCGCGTCGGAGCCAGCAGCGGCGAAGAAATCAATTCGGTTATTGCCGGTTTAGAACAATCACGCCGCAACCAAGAAACCAAAGCCAAAGAAGCCGCCGATCTTCTCAAACAAACCGAGCTGCTCCATAAAGAACTATCTCAAAAATCCTCCGAACTGCAACAACGCGAACAACAACTTAAACTCTCGCAAGAAATCGCTGTCACAGAAGCAATTTCTACCGCTAAAGCCGAAATCGCCCGCGTTATCCGCCGGCTACAACAAGGCACCCCCACCGGCCAAGACGCTCAACAAGCCACCGCCAACATTGATCAAGTAGCCGAGCAGTATTTGCCCTCTCGCAAGGCTCCGCCACGCCCCAAACCAGGCTTTATGCCAAAAGTCGGCGACCGGCTCCGCATTCCCCGCCTTGGACAAACCGCAGAAGTCCTCAGTGCCCCCGATGAGAGCGGAAATTTAACCGTCCGCTTTGGGATTATGAAAATGAGCGTCTCTTTAGCCGATGTTGAATCCCTCGATGGGGAGAAAGCAGAAATGCCGGTCAAAACCAAACCGCACCCATCTGCTGAAAAAACCGGCCCAACCCCAGACAAAATACCCGTCCAGTTGCCCACCGTTCGCACTTCTAAAAACACCGTCGATATCCGGGGTAGTCGTGTTAGCGATGCCGAAAGCCAACTTGAACGAGCCATTGTTGAGGCCGTCCCCACCAGCGGCGCTCTCTGGATCGTACATGGCAAGGGAACCGGCAAACTACGTCAGGGAGTCCATGAGTTTTTACAACATCACCCGCAAGTCAGCCGTTATGAACTTGCTGCCAACTCCGAGGGGGGTGCCGGTGTCACGGTTGCTTTTTTGAAGTAA
- a CDS encoding DUF3038 domain-containing protein: MHQTLKTTASKPEWENLIPPTGPQPAQLDNIKTQLDLVLLALESLAGIGSEAMLRAAVELNIETMVADRVSLWRLRQSNPIRKGSGGRKKLDVEEARGLVLISCYLAKQHQELIRRAVALLEQLTQANRPPHHSGLLGDYIDKFCNTYQERMEDDENLSSQLLMNLALKLLIDLLFYTGQGGERRLWLALLDRSRSTTT; this comes from the coding sequence ATGCACCAAACTCTTAAAACGACCGCCTCAAAACCCGAATGGGAGAATTTAATTCCCCCAACCGGCCCCCAACCGGCCCAACTGGATAATATAAAAACGCAATTAGATTTAGTTTTGCTTGCACTCGAAAGTCTGGCCGGCATTGGTTCAGAAGCCATGCTCCGGGCTGCGGTAGAATTAAACATTGAAACAATGGTCGCCGATAGAGTTTCCCTCTGGCGACTGCGCCAATCTAACCCCATCCGTAAAGGCAGTGGGGGACGCAAAAAACTCGACGTTGAAGAAGCTCGCGGTTTAGTTTTAATTAGCTGTTATTTAGCCAAACAACACCAAGAATTAATTCGTCGCGCCGTCGCACTTTTGGAACAACTTACTCAAGCGAACCGGCCTCCTCATCACTCCGGTTTGCTTGGGGATTATATCGATAAATTTTGTAATACTTATCAAGAGCGGATGGAAGATGACGAAAATCTCTCCAGTCAACTCCTGATGAACTTGGCACTTAAGCTTTTAATTGATTTGCTGTTTTATACTGGCCAGGGAGGCGAACGCAGGCTTTGGCTGGCTTTGCTTGACCGCAGCCGCAGCACAACCACTTAA
- a CDS encoding DUF4335 domain-containing protein yields the protein MIRQKFTPPTCTLEITANTSPLSQWAQQPLLKNLQFELHFDAPQLPEDMRVSVNGDRIQLEALYEAVTNYVQSFLQQSPSESFYFLTNDKEYGTGNTAEHQADNETVEALPRMRPASPEPALMWQQDSFPEKSPLSLRAVDTVEKPREFGAEGIYLQPKGALSHDLFLGSLANGQSGPVVNLGTLQLFDLASALEEYSAAVMALPNLQTPARVFKWPEWAKTAAVVVITAGVTAAVTANFNRNPSVQTAARQSVNTPQPTLGGRNNSQPQQIVIAPAPQPPPPPPPPAVQAPPEKLPKLPPMNGNPMQPLPTTLPGQPPLVAQNSQAAGGGAAMQIPPPPNNTLPSIPSAPPVVTIPDIPPPATNTAPGVPQTGDVATSRTTQPEVSGNGQAKSTPQPKTASGPASGPAASSPAPGATPTPAPTTAKTGELPPELPMVDLPENGAVASTPAPAATPTPENNQAGQPETAAVSDINVQIDQARDYFQERWKPPASLTQPLEYTLALNADGSIRQVLPRGLTSGRMIDITGMPLANEPFVSPVTGGEPPRIRLVLRPDGRVQTFLEPFKNDL from the coding sequence ATGATTCGGCAAAAATTTACGCCTCCCACTTGTACGTTAGAAATTACGGCAAACACTTCGCCTTTGTCGCAGTGGGCACAGCAGCCTCTTTTAAAAAATTTGCAGTTTGAATTGCACTTTGATGCACCTCAGCTTCCCGAAGATATGCGGGTTTCTGTTAACGGAGATCGCATTCAATTAGAGGCTTTGTACGAGGCTGTTACTAATTATGTTCAGTCTTTTCTCCAACAATCTCCCTCTGAGTCTTTTTATTTCTTGACAAATGACAAAGAATATGGTACTGGAAACACTGCGGAACACCAAGCAGACAACGAGACGGTAGAAGCCTTACCCCGGATGCGACCGGCCAGCCCTGAGCCGGCTTTAATGTGGCAACAAGATAGTTTCCCAGAGAAATCACCGCTATCGCTGAGGGCGGTTGACACAGTGGAGAAGCCCAGAGAATTTGGGGCTGAGGGGATTTATTTACAACCCAAAGGTGCTCTATCACACGACTTATTTTTAGGGTCGCTGGCAAACGGGCAATCGGGGCCGGTGGTGAATTTGGGAACGTTGCAACTGTTTGATTTAGCAAGTGCTCTGGAAGAATACAGCGCGGCTGTGATGGCCTTACCGAACCTGCAAACACCGGCGAGGGTGTTTAAGTGGCCAGAATGGGCAAAAACTGCTGCTGTGGTGGTGATTACTGCCGGTGTGACGGCAGCAGTGACGGCAAATTTTAATCGCAACCCCAGCGTGCAAACGGCGGCGAGGCAATCGGTAAACACACCCCAGCCGACACTGGGGGGGAGAAACAATAGCCAACCTCAACAAATAGTTATTGCACCGGCACCCCAGCCACCGCCACCACCACCGCCACCAGCAGTACAAGCGCCGCCAGAAAAATTGCCAAAATTGCCACCGATGAACGGCAACCCGATGCAGCCTTTACCGACAACGTTACCCGGACAACCGCCGCTGGTTGCTCAAAATTCACAGGCTGCCGGTGGGGGTGCCGCGATGCAGATTCCCCCACCGCCAAATAACACGCTGCCATCAATTCCATCGGCACCGCCAGTGGTGACTATTCCTGATATCCCGCCACCGGCAACCAATACAGCGCCGGGTGTTCCACAGACTGGGGATGTGGCGACTTCTCGAACAACTCAGCCAGAGGTGAGTGGGAATGGGCAGGCCAAATCTACACCTCAACCCAAAACGGCGAGTGGGCCAGCGTCGGGGCCGGCAGCCAGTTCACCGGCACCAGGCGCCACGCCAACACCGGCACCGACAACTGCGAAAACCGGAGAATTGCCCCCAGAACTGCCGATGGTGGATTTGCCCGAAAACGGTGCGGTGGCGAGCACACCCGCCCCAGCAGCCACGCCAACGCCTGAAAACAATCAGGCCGGTCAGCCAGAAACCGCTGCTGTGTCGGATATTAACGTGCAAATAGACCAGGCGAGAGATTATTTTCAAGAACGCTGGAAGCCGCCGGCGAGTTTGACGCAGCCTTTAGAGTACACTTTGGCTTTGAATGCAGATGGGTCAATTCGGCAAGTTTTGCCTAGAGGGCTAACATCGGGGCGGATGATTGATATTACAGGGATGCCTTTGGCAAATGAGCCGTTTGTCTCGCCGGTAACAGGAGGTGAACCGCCACGAATTCGGCTAGTGTTGAGGCCCGATGGCAGGGTTCAAACCTTTTTGGAACCGTTTAAAAATGATTTGTAA